CACTCCAAAAATGTCGTGCATGGTGGTTCGTGATGGAGGAACGATCCTCATCAGCCACTCTGGCCAAAGACGAACATGGCCATGTGTAAAAATGGATACAGCAAACTGCGCATTTTCCTTCCACAGCATCGGGTTCTCACTTTGGCTGCAGTAGTACCGTCGGAAGCCAGCTCCTCGAACTTGGAATCTCTGTTTTATGTCATCTCATCCAACTCCTGAAACAGGCCATCCAAACCACTTGGAACActtgccgccatcaagcaCCTAGCTCCTTTTCCTAGCCGCTGTGGCATGTGACAAACCACGCGTTGTCTGGTCATACAATGAATGGGAGGAGAAAATGGCTGTTTTGTCCATACTCTGCAATGATACTAGATATTCCGTCCCTTGGTCTGCCCGGTATTGCGGTCTTACCAAGGAAGAGGCAATGAGAAGATACCAGAGGAACAATTCGCCTGAACCAGGCTGTTGTGAATTTACGCACAGGATATGTCCCATCCCTATTAGATTACTACCAGGCTATCACCCAGCCGTCGGCGCCGCGTCGTCTTTGTCGCACTTGACAGGCTTTCCCACACGCGCGAGTGCAGCTTAACAGgacacaaaaagaaaagaaagacatgGGAAATGACAGCCATTGCTAACGGGTCAACAATGCAAAGTGCTGTTactccccctttccccctGCACTATCAAGCGCCCTATCATTCTTGAACTATACACTCTCAGTATCGACCAGTTGCACACCTGCAGCTTGGTGTTGCACCACTAGGATGATCACGGCGCTGCTTCGCCCGAGATTGCGTGGCTGATCAGTGAGGAGCTCCCCTGTCACCCATGTTGAATTTTTGGGGGCCTTCTGCGGAGGCCAACCAGATGCAAAGTACAACATACTGTCTTTACAGTGCTATGTGTTACTTGGTGAGGAACTGAGGATACAGCTGCATACTGTGATCGTCTTGGATGTGGCAAGTCTAGAATGATCTGCATTTTGCACCCCAGCATCCGCCGTCCCAAGCAGCAAGCGAGGCGGCAAATTGAATCTTGCCGCCTTCTTTTCTGCCGCCGTTACTCATATTGAGTACACATGGAAGTACTGTACTGGCTGTTTCCGCGCCTTTGTGGTGTGTGCGCTATGGAGCAATCATCTTTGCTTTCCACGCATCAACCTAAGTTGCTAAAGTCACTGCCCCCTTTTGTGCCAGCTGTTTGTTGAAGGCTCAAATATCTAGGGATATCAAGCCTGCTATGCAAGAATTATAAGTTAACCGACAGCGATTTCAGTTGGAGACAAAAACCAACCTACGTGCACTCTGCCTTGGATCATCATCTAGGAGCACTGCAAAAGATCGTTTGCAAAGGTCGAGCCGCCAAAGCCTATGTACTATTAGCAGGAGAAATCAGCTGTAaatgctgcagctctctcaTGTACAACTCGCATGGCTAGCCCGTCCAGCAGCATGAGGGGTCAACTCGACACGTCTTGCGATGAAATTGGCCATCGACTGGCATTGATCCTATTCGTTGCGAGCTGTGTACCTTGGTGGCCCAAGCAAACAGCGGCTGTAACGGAAAAGGTACGCGGCTTGCATGAGACATGCGCGAGCGTCATAATTTCCACAGGTTTCACGTCATGCGGGTCTCCCCCACAATGTCTACTTGTTCGTCCATTTCTACTGCATGCGCCTTGCATGAGTGCGTGAGGGGAAGGCGAGGTAATGAGGCGGAGAAGAGGCCGGGAGGACTCCGTATCAGTTTCGCAAATGTGATTGCCCGCCTGCTCGAGGCAAAGCAAGGCTTGTGGCTTGCCTACGACGACGGCACGGCTGGCTTTCCATGCTGCATTGAATCCACAGGCCTGACCAGTCAACCAAAGAGGCAGATACTATCTCGCGGCACCGGAAATGTCGACTTTGGCTTCCGCGCAAACGACTGTACTCTCGGGATGGCTGCCGCTCTTTCAATCATCCTCAGACACGTCTCTCTTCAATGCAAGGTTATGCCATGCTCTTTACCGCTCACCTGAGTTTGGGCGGTGATGCCCTTCTCTGGGCACGCGAAAGCATCGATTGGGCCCAAATGACTAAGACCACAAGCACTACATAGAACACTACTTGGCATCTAAAGCTGCTCTTGCTAATACTATCTGGCCCAGGGAGATATGCCAAGTATGGAGTAGTGAGTCAAATCAGCCAGCCAGTGAGCTATGCCTGGGAGTGGAGTGCTTCGGTTCACGGGTTGTCGATTTTGTCAAGCATGAGCCCTTTCCGCAAGATTGCTCACTCGGATGTCTGATGAGAGGATTCACCAGAGAGGGGTTCTTATCTACAGAGTAGGAGTATCGGCGCACAGCGGCGGGTCCTAACGAGAAGATTTCATGTATTTCCCCAGGGCATGTTGGGCCGATTGCCCgacagatgatgagcatggTCGTGTCGTCCGCCATGCTGGAGATATGTCAACAAGATGTCGCATCGGAAAACTTGGATTCCCGAAAATTGAGACAATGAATAAGCGGCAGGATCATCCGAGGGTTGAGTACCGTGGGTGTATCAAGCAAACCCAAGAGCCTGGCCTCTGGAAGTTTCCACTTCTTACCGTCAGTTGCTGGAGCCGTGCTACGCGTTGTCTGTGGCCTTTCGTCTAGCCCTCGGGGTAGCCCATGCGGTCATGCCGTGGACACGGCCCTGAGACACGGCctgtcatcctcatctcgCCGGATGTTCATCAGTACTTGTCTTGGCGGTGAAGAAGCATTGCTGgcagtacggagtacattgGCCCATTTCCCGAACAGCGAGCGCAATATCTGGAGCTACCTAGCAGGTGCTAGGGCGCCAGGGCTCTTCCGAGCGGGCGGATCTGCCTAAGACTCGGTCGCAGCCCAATTTCGTGAGCTCCGACGATCCTGGCGAGCCCAAATGCATGACTCAGCATATTATCGCATTGATTTCGGCAACTTCAGCTAATATTGCCTCATGCGCCACAGGGACGATTCTGCCCGAAGTCGGAAGCGAATATGCCTTTTCGTGATCCAGCTCGGTCATTGCTTTGAGTAGTACAGAGCCACAAGGACATTCTTGTGATACCGTCTAATAAGAAACGCGATGCCGATGTCATGAATGCTGAGTCAACCCATCTAGTCAGGCAGTGGAGGCCCCTGGTAAGGCATCAAGAGACATGTCGGTGACAGTGCGCTTGGGAGCAGCTGGACAAAGGGAGCTTATTACAAATAACTGAGTCTCTTTCTGTCTATGATTTTCTATTGGTCTGGTGAGACAACTGGCAGCTATTTTTGCATGCCAAAGCAGGGCCAGCTTGTGGTTTCCGGCGAAATCATGGTTGGCTATTCGGCCAGCCAAACTCCAACAAACCAACTAAACGATGCGTGCTCTGTCCCAGTCATTCAATGGTGGCGGGACACGTAGAAGGTACTTCACCGCATGTTGATATCATCAAAGCTCATGTGACGTGAAATACGAAAACGAAAGCGTGGCAATGGCCGCACCGAATGTCTTGATATCGGTTTCTCGACCTTTACTTTGTTGTCCATCTCTATCCAGGGTAAGTCAAGAGAGGCTGACTGAGGAGCAGAGCTAGCTAACAGCCGGACGGCGGCCGTCTCCGCCATCACCGGGATGCGGTAACCATCAATGACTACTATTAATTGCCACAACTTGATGCCACCTTGTCAACTTTCTCGATTCTGCTACAGCCGCACGTTCACCTGCTTGGTTAATTTTACAATTTGAAATCACAATTTGTGGCCCGCAAACCAGGTCGATATCAATCACGAGCACGCAAAATGAACGACTGTTGCGAGAGCGGCCACGATCGGAGGTTACCAGGGTGGCGAAGCTGTGGCGCCAAATCACCCCTCGCTccatctttgctttgccGCTATTGTAGGCAGCCGCTGCCATGTGACCGGATGACAGCCGACAAGCTGAAGGCCGACAAGGATCGTGAGAGCTGACCGAGAAATGACTCCCTGGCAAGAGGAACATTCTAGCATCTGCCTCTCCTGGTCGCTACGCGCTTTGCCTCCGAATTCCACTGGATTCAACAATCGCCAAGGCACAGAGTATTGGGCGAATAACTCATCACGCATCAACACTCATCATGTTGTCACTCCGCTACTGGCACAACTGGCCACATATTGGTTTGTGCAAATCCATTTCATTGACCTTGTAAACCACGGCGTTTCAGCCTACCATTCCCTTTGGCTCCCGATAAAATAAGCTACGTAATAGTATAAGCAAGTCTGACTATTCCCCCAAATTTTCTGACATCCGACGACGTAAGCGGATGAATCCTCTGCCACTTGCTCCTGTCAAGTCTCGACGCGCACAAAAAAATAGTACAGGAGGCGTTAGAGTAAAATCACGAGCCGTCCTCTAAGACGCCATGTAAGTGCTGGCATCAACACCCTCCTTGGGGAACTCGCTGTAAGATCAGAAGTTAGCACATTGATCTTCATACCGCCGTGTTTGGAGGGCTGCTTACGGAAGGGCGACTTCGAATcgcttctcaatctccttgagaaCCTCCTGGTCCTGCTCGGAGCTCACAAAGGAGATGGCAAGACCCTTGGTACCGAAACGACCGGCACGACCGACACGGTGGAGGTAGGAGCTGGCATCGTTGGACAGATCGTAGTTGATGGCCAAGTTGATTCGCTCAATATCGATACCACGTCCGAAGACATCAGTCGCGACACAGATGCGCTTCTTGAACTCCTTGAACTCCTTGTAGCGGCGGATACTGTGGTCAAATAATTAGCAACTTTTTCTCGCTCAGAGCCCATTAAAGATATTGCAATCAACTTACCGCTCCTCCTGGCTGACTCCAGAGTGCACGGCAATGGAGGGGAAGTTGCACTCTCGAAGGAGCTTGTCCAGCTCGGTAGCACGGACGGTGCTCTTGACGAAAATGATGACCTGGTTGAACTGgagatcatcaagaagctcattcAGCTTTCGGTTCTTCTCGCGCTCCTCCAGCTTGATGTAGTACTGCTGCAGGCCGTGCAGAGTGAGCTTGGTGTCTTCATCGACATAGTGCTCTGTGGGGTTTTGCATGAACTTGCGGCAGATGggcttgatggcctcggagAGGGTAGCCGAGAACATCATAACCTGCTTCTGCTGAGGAGTGGCGCGGAACACATCCTGCACGTCGGTGCGCATGTCTTTTTTGGTGttagaaaaaagaaaggcgtCATCTCAAAGATTGGTAGAATAGAACGCCGCACTCACCGGGTTGATCGAGCATCTTGTCGCACTCGTCAAGGACGAAGATACGCACGCTTCCAAGGCGGAGGGCCTTGTCACGGACGAGAGCCTTAAGACGACCAGGGGTGCCGACAATGATGTGAGGGCAAGTGTCCTTGCTCTTGAGAGTCTCGACGTCGTTCTTGATGGGAGTACCGCCGTAGAAGACACCGGTCTTGATGTCGGGCATATACTTGCTGAATCGGTTGTACTCGTCTCGGATCTGGTAAGCCAGCTCACGAGTGTGGCACATGACGACAACCGAGACCTCGCCGTTGACAGGCTCGACTTGCTGAAGCGTGGCCAGGACAAAGACGGCAGTCTTTCCCAGACCAGACTTGGCCTGGCAGATGATGTCTCCTccgagaagagcttgagggATACATGTTTGTTGGACTGTCGATCGCGAGGATGTTAGACTTTAAATGTAATCAAGTAGCAACGAACGATGGGTAATGTGCGTCAAAAGGTCCGTCCATCGTCGCAGCATGAACATGATTTTTTCCAAGTGTGTAAAAATTGCAACCTGAACTGGGATCGACTTTCTCTCTCATGCCAACATGGCGAGAAAGGTTCTTGAAGCCATTATGATCCCAGTTGGTTATCATCCGCACGTGTCCAGGACACGCAATGACAAGAaatcattttttcttctctcccccctcgAACTTGGCTTGACTATCTCCAAAGCCTTTTTTAGCAGTCACTTTTCCCCGAGTGAATTCGAGGGACAAATGACACCTGTCCATGCAGTTCATACCGGCAGACTCGAGGGTTCTTTGCGAGTTGCGGCATCTGCTTGTGATTGTGGATGGCACAAAACTTGAGCCTTTGGAGAGTCTTTGCCATGCCATTGCAGCCATCATGTATGCAACGATGATGGCCGTGGTAGTCGGCTATAGAGCCAACCATTATTTGGATCGATGTatgcttcctcttttcttttttttcttctcaaaaCTCTTGTTTGTCTTGCTTGCGAGATGGACGGACGCTTGCTTTcaaggaaaaaagggaagcaATATATGATTGTGTAGATGACTTAGGACGGTGTTAGAATTCAGGACTGACCCTCCGAAGGATGCTCGAAACCGCAGTCGCCGATAGCGCGCAGAAGCTCGGGCTTCAGCAAGAAGTCACGGAATCCAGTAGAGTGGATGCCAACATAACTGCCCTTCTTGTCGACATTGTTACCGGAGGCGgcctctcccttctttccGTTGGAGGCCGCGGCGGTCTCGTTGGCGCCAATCTCCTCATCGGAGTAGTCAATGAGATCTTCCTCGTGGGACATTTTGGAATTGGTTGATGGAAAGCGTTTGTGTGAAAATTCGGAAAAAAGCCTTGTTGAGTTGCGAGAAGCGCTAACGAGTTGGGCGCGTCtgaagggagaagaaagaagagacaaagatgagtaggatgaagaaaaatcCCAAACGACCGGGCAGATGAGATGCCGGGACAGAGAACAGATAGAGACGATGGAAATTGGGTTGCAATGCCACGTATCGAAGACGATGTTCCGATGTTGGTGGATGTGAACGAGGGAAGCTGAGGCTGTCCAAGAGGGCGGAggaaggggagaagagaaaggtGAGGCGCGACTGAGTAAGCCGTGGCCCGTGCACGCAAAACAGGCGCCGTCACGTGCCAGAAGCAAGGCAAAAATTGGTTTCCATATCAGGTAAGCTAAACCATGTGCGAAGTAAACTATGCACGCAGAGACACGCACTGTATCGCTTGGATCTCTATAttcttgctttttgctttatgCGACGGCTTACTTGTTGCGTTTCTCTGCAATATTTCTACCAAACTATACCGCCGTGAACCGAAACATTGGCAATCTACTCATTGCCACACATTTGATTTTTAAACATACTGCCCACAAGGGAGACAAAAGATCGAATAAAAAATGGCCAAGGCAAAGGGCAATCCTGGCATTCAAAATAGGCACATTTATACCAGGGCTTCATATCTTTACCAAGCAGCCAGCTATCTTGCAAACTGCGCTCAACAAACCAAGCAGCAGGCCACGCCACAGAAGACCCAGCATAATGACAAGCAGTCATCTACCTCGAGACTAGACGCACCGTCGGACGCAGGAAATGGCCCAGACCCCGAGTTTGCTCATGGCAACCAAGAGCGCAAGGTCTTGATGAATTTATCTCACCAAGTCGTGTCGGACATGAGATCAGTGTCTCTGAAAGCCCAGATCCGACAGAGCCGTCCCATCAAGCAAACCATCTGCAAGTATTGCGACGCTATCCTGATTGAAGGCAAGACATGCCACTCTGCGGTGGAGAATCTCAGCAAGGGCGGAAGAAAGCCTTGGGCCGATGTTCTCGTCACTCGGTGTGGCACGTGTGGAAATGTGAAGCGGTATCCCGTCAGCGCCCCGAGGCAGCATAGAAAGCCGCTTAGGACTCTCGAGACtccgaagatggagaagggcAGCACTCCGTCCGCGCCAGTGCACGAGCAACCTGTGTGTGATGAGTCTGCAGGATGATGGGGTGGGTACATGCACGAAATATTGTTCGCGATTATGAAGCTCCCCGGATGCAAGCCGAAATGAATGTCTCATAGAGACTTGAACTGGCGCTTAATTGCCAGGGACACGGAACCAATGTGAGCGATGCACTGGTATCGGCGCAACACAGCGGAGTCAACGAGAGTAGAAACCAAGATGGACGATCCATTGAATCTTATGATCTAGAGCTTATCCTCGCGATCAAAGGGGTATAACTCTGAAAGCTCAAGAACGTTACTCTCGACGTGCTGAAGATTAGGTTGGCGTCTGGCTGCGGGATCTTCCTCTTGTCGTATGCCATATCCTGTGAACATGACGGAACCGCGTCCTCAATGACTCACCGGTCGA
This genomic stretch from Trichoderma breve strain T069 chromosome 1, whole genome shotgun sequence harbors:
- a CDS encoding DEAD/DEAH box helicase domain-containing protein; translation: MSHEEDLIDYSDEEIGANETAAASNGKKGEAASGNNVDKKGSYVGIHSTGFRDFLLKPELLRAIGDCGFEHPSEVQQTCIPQALLGGDIICQAKSGLGKTAVFVLATLQQVEPVNGEVSVVVMCHTRELAYQIRDEYNRFSKYMPDIKTGVFYGGTPIKNDVETLKSKDTCPHIIVGTPGRLKALVRDKALRLGSVRIFVLDECDKMLDQPDMRTDVQDVFRATPQQKQVMMFSATLSEAIKPICRKFMQNPTEHYVDEDTKLTLHGLQQYYIKLEEREKNRKLNELLDDLQFNQVIIFVKSTVRATELDKLLRECNFPSIAVHSGVSQEERIRRYKEFKEFKKRICVATDVFGRGIDIERINLAINYDLSNDASSYLHRVGRAGRFGTKGLAISFVSSEQDQEVLKEIEKRFEVALPEFPKEGVDASTYMAS
- a CDS encoding RNAse P rpr2/Rpp21/SNM1 subunit domain-containing protein, with amino-acid sequence MAKAKGNPGIQNRHIYTRASYLYQAASYLANCAQQTKQQATPQKTQHNDKQSSTSRLDAPSDAGNGPDPEFAHGNQERKVLMNLSHQVVSDMRSVSLKAQIRQSRPIKQTICKYCDAILIEGKTCHSAVENLSKGGRKPWADVLVTRCGTCGNVKRYPVSAPRQHRKPLRTLETPKMEKGSTPSAPVHEQPVCDESAG